In Arthrobacter sp. B3I4, the following proteins share a genomic window:
- the pth gene encoding aminoacyl-tRNA hydrolase yields MTDTWLIVGLGNPGAEYAHNRHNVGQMVLDELAARVGGGFKAHKSRAQVLEGRLGIGGPRVVLAKPSSYMNVSGGPVSSLSRFYDIAPGSVIAVHDEIDIPFNTVKLKLGGGEGGHNGLRDISKALATKDYLRVRVGVGRPPGRMDTADFVLRDFAAAERKELPFLLDTAADAVECLVREGLQQAQQKFHPAKAQ; encoded by the coding sequence ATGACTGACACCTGGCTCATCGTAGGCCTTGGCAACCCCGGGGCCGAGTATGCCCACAACCGGCACAACGTCGGCCAGATGGTGCTCGACGAACTGGCCGCGCGGGTAGGCGGCGGTTTCAAAGCGCACAAGTCACGGGCGCAGGTCCTCGAAGGCAGGCTGGGCATCGGCGGTCCGCGGGTGGTGCTGGCCAAGCCCTCGAGCTACATGAACGTCTCCGGCGGCCCGGTGTCCTCGTTGTCCCGGTTCTACGACATCGCGCCCGGCTCCGTCATCGCCGTCCACGACGAGATCGATATTCCTTTTAATACTGTCAAACTCAAACTCGGCGGCGGCGAGGGCGGGCACAACGGCCTCCGCGACATCTCCAAGGCGCTGGCCACCAAGGACTACCTGCGGGTTCGGGTAGGTGTCGGCAGGCCGCCGGGCCGGATGGACACCGCTGATTTCGTCCTGCGCGACTTCGCTGCCGCGGAACGAAAGGAACTGCCGTTCCTGCTGGATACGGCAGCCGACGCGGTCGAGTGCCTGGTGCGGGAAGGCCTCCAGCAGGCGCAGCAAAAGTTCCACCCTGCCAAGGCGCAGTAA
- a CDS encoding 50S ribosomal protein L25/general stress protein Ctc, producing the protein MSEQKLAAEVRTEFGKGFARRARMANLIPAVIYGHGAEPIHVTLPAKATTLAVRTPNALLSLDINGENHLALVKDIQRNPIKQIIEHLDLLTVRQGEKVTVDVPVHATGEVAPGNVSNLEMTTVSLEAEATHVPTAVEVSVEGRTAGEHVHASDLVLPKGTVLLTDAEALVVNVSEAVEIALEEETGEEAAPAAEEAATEEGAAAEESSEAAAE; encoded by the coding sequence ATGTCTGAGCAGAAGCTCGCAGCAGAAGTACGCACCGAATTCGGCAAGGGCTTCGCCCGGCGCGCCCGCATGGCCAACCTGATCCCGGCCGTCATCTACGGCCACGGCGCCGAGCCGATCCACGTCACCCTGCCAGCCAAGGCCACCACCCTGGCTGTCCGCACCCCCAACGCCCTGCTGTCCCTGGACATCAACGGCGAAAACCACCTCGCCCTGGTCAAGGACATCCAGCGCAACCCGATCAAGCAGATCATCGAGCACCTCGACCTGCTGACCGTCCGCCAGGGCGAAAAGGTCACCGTCGACGTCCCCGTCCACGCCACCGGCGAGGTCGCACCGGGCAACGTCTCCAACCTGGAGATGACCACCGTCTCGCTCGAAGCCGAGGCCACCCACGTCCCGACCGCCGTCGAGGTCAGCGTCGAAGGCCGCACAGCCGGCGAGCACGTCCACGCCTCCGACCTCGTGCTGCCCAAGGGCACCGTCCTGCTGACCGACGCTGAGGCGCTGGTCGTCAACGTCTCCGAGGCCGTCGAAATCGCCCTCGAAGAAGAGACCGGCGAAGAGGCCGCCCCGGCCGCCGAAGAAGCAGCAACCGAAGAAGGAGCAGCCGCCGAGGAGTCCTCCGAAGCCGCTGCCGAGTAA
- a CDS encoding ribose-phosphate diphosphokinase codes for MSEITAHGEKKLVLAAGRAHPELAREIAKELGTELLPLDAYDFANGEIYVRAGESVRGTDAFVIQAHPAPLNNWLMEQLIMIDSLKRASAKRITVVSPFYPYARQDKKGRGREPISARLVADLYKTAGADRIMSVDLHTSQIQGFFDGPVDHLMAIPLLADYIRTRVGSDNITVVSPDTGRVRVAEQWAERLGGAPLAFVHKSRDLTVPNQAVSKTVVGQIEGRTCVLIDDMIDTGGTISGAVQVLKNAGAKDVIIAATHAVFSDPASQRLSESGAREVVVTNTLPIAANKHFPQLTVLSIAPLIARAIREVFDDGSVTSLFDGNA; via the coding sequence ATGAGCGAAATTACGGCACACGGCGAGAAGAAGTTGGTGCTGGCCGCCGGGCGCGCACACCCGGAGCTGGCGCGCGAGATCGCCAAGGAGCTCGGCACCGAGCTGCTGCCGCTGGACGCCTACGACTTCGCCAACGGCGAGATCTACGTCCGGGCCGGTGAAAGCGTCCGCGGCACGGACGCCTTCGTCATCCAGGCGCATCCGGCCCCGCTGAACAACTGGCTCATGGAGCAGCTGATCATGATCGATTCGCTCAAGCGTGCCTCCGCCAAGCGCATCACCGTGGTGTCGCCGTTCTACCCGTACGCCCGCCAGGACAAGAAGGGCCGAGGCCGCGAGCCGATCTCGGCCCGCCTCGTCGCGGACCTGTACAAGACCGCCGGCGCCGACCGCATCATGAGCGTTGACCTGCACACCTCGCAGATCCAGGGTTTCTTCGACGGTCCAGTCGACCACCTGATGGCGATCCCGCTGCTGGCCGACTACATCCGCACCCGCGTCGGATCGGACAACATCACCGTCGTCTCGCCGGACACCGGCCGCGTCCGCGTCGCCGAGCAGTGGGCCGAACGCCTTGGCGGCGCCCCCCTGGCGTTCGTCCACAAGAGCCGGGACCTCACGGTACCCAACCAAGCGGTCTCCAAGACCGTTGTGGGCCAGATCGAAGGCCGCACCTGCGTGCTCATCGACGACATGATCGACACCGGCGGAACCATTTCCGGCGCCGTCCAGGTGCTCAAGAACGCCGGCGCCAAGGATGTCATCATCGCCGCGACCCACGCCGTGTTCTCCGACCCCGCCTCCCAGCGGCTCTCGGAGTCCGGAGCCCGCGAGGTCGTCGTCACCAACACGCTCCCGATCGCCGCGAACAAGCATTTCCCGCAGCTCACCGTGCTGTCCATCGCGCCGCTGATCGCCCGCGCGATCCGCGAAGTGTTCGACGACGGTTCGGTCACCAGCCTCTTCGACGGCAACGCGTAG
- the glmU gene encoding bifunctional UDP-N-acetylglucosamine diphosphorylase/glucosamine-1-phosphate N-acetyltransferase GlmU, with the protein MSPENTGPAAVIVLAAGAGTRMKSRTPKILHEIGGRSLVGHALNAARALQPRELALVVRHERDQVAAHIAALDPQALIVDQDDVPGTGRAVEAALEALDASHPDRQLSGTVVVTYGDVPLLTGALLADLVAAHEADGNAVTVLTAVLDDATGYGRILRAEDGTVTGIREHKDATDAERQIREINSGIYAFDAAVLRDALAHVTTDNAQGEKYLTDVLALARAAGGRVAAVVTQDRWQVEGANDRVQLSALGAEHNRRTVEAWMRAGVTVVDPATTWIDATVTLEEDVRLLPNTQLHGATSVARDAVVGPDTTLTDVSVGEGAKVIRTHGSGSSIGARASVGPFTYLRPGTVLGETGKIGAFYETKNVTIGRGSKLSHLGYAGDAEIGEDTNIGCGNITANYDGEKKHRTVIGSGVRTGSNTVFVAPVRVGDGAYSGAGAVIRNDVPAGALALTVAKQRNAEGWVTANRPGSISAELADAAGATTTSSTTPAPTEEG; encoded by the coding sequence GTGAGCCCCGAGAACACCGGCCCCGCCGCCGTTATTGTCCTTGCTGCAGGTGCCGGTACCCGGATGAAGTCCCGTACCCCCAAGATTCTCCACGAAATCGGCGGCCGGTCCCTCGTCGGGCACGCCCTGAACGCCGCACGCGCGCTTCAGCCACGAGAACTGGCCCTCGTGGTCCGGCACGAACGCGACCAGGTCGCCGCGCACATCGCGGCGCTTGATCCGCAGGCACTGATCGTTGACCAGGACGATGTCCCCGGCACCGGCCGCGCCGTCGAAGCCGCGCTTGAGGCGCTGGATGCGTCCCACCCTGACCGCCAGCTCAGCGGCACCGTCGTCGTCACCTACGGCGACGTGCCGCTGCTTACCGGCGCCCTGCTCGCCGACCTTGTCGCCGCGCACGAAGCGGACGGCAACGCCGTCACCGTCCTGACGGCCGTCCTCGACGACGCCACCGGCTACGGCCGCATTCTCCGCGCCGAGGACGGAACCGTCACCGGCATCCGCGAGCACAAGGACGCGACCGACGCCGAACGGCAGATCCGGGAGATCAACTCCGGCATCTACGCCTTCGACGCCGCCGTGCTCCGCGACGCCCTGGCCCACGTCACCACGGACAACGCGCAGGGCGAGAAGTACCTCACCGACGTCCTCGCCCTGGCCCGTGCCGCCGGCGGCCGCGTCGCCGCCGTCGTGACACAGGACCGCTGGCAGGTCGAGGGCGCCAATGACCGCGTCCAGCTCTCGGCCCTCGGCGCCGAGCACAACCGCCGCACCGTCGAGGCGTGGATGCGCGCCGGTGTCACCGTCGTCGACCCCGCAACCACCTGGATCGACGCCACCGTGACGCTCGAAGAAGATGTCCGGCTGTTGCCCAACACGCAGCTGCACGGCGCTACCTCGGTGGCGCGCGACGCCGTCGTCGGCCCCGACACGACCCTCACCGATGTGTCCGTGGGGGAGGGGGCCAAGGTGATCCGCACCCACGGTTCCGGCTCCAGCATCGGTGCCCGCGCCAGCGTCGGCCCCTTCACCTACCTGCGTCCCGGCACCGTCCTGGGCGAGACCGGCAAAATCGGTGCGTTCTACGAAACCAAGAACGTCACGATCGGCCGCGGCTCGAAGCTCTCCCACCTCGGCTACGCCGGCGACGCCGAAATCGGTGAAGACACCAACATCGGCTGCGGCAACATCACCGCCAACTACGACGGCGAGAAGAAGCACCGCACCGTGATCGGCTCCGGCGTGCGAACCGGGTCCAACACCGTGTTCGTCGCTCCCGTCCGGGTCGGCGACGGCGCGTACAGCGGCGCCGGTGCCGTGATTCGCAACGATGTCCCGGCAGGCGCCCTGGCCCTGACCGTGGCCAAGCAGCGCAACGCCGAAGGATGGGTCACGGCCAACCGGCCCGGCTCCATCTCCGCCGAGCTGGCCGACGCCGCCGGCGCCACTACAACTTCCTCCACTACTCCGGCACCGACAGAAGAGGGCTAG
- a CDS encoding TetR/AcrR family transcriptional regulator, with translation MTGPQRRSQLIDVGRGLFALRGLDGTTIEEVATAAGVSKPVIYEHFGSKEGLYTQVVESEFWILLGSISDALSAEAKPRVLVERAALALLGYIEDRTDGFRILMRDAPPSQPEGAFSTLLSQVTAKVEHILADEFDRRGLSSADGAMYAQMLVGMVAMTGQWWQDSRTPDKREVAAHLVNLAWNGLTGLRKDPELMSDG, from the coding sequence ATGACCGGACCCCAGCGCCGCTCCCAGCTCATCGACGTCGGCCGGGGACTCTTCGCCCTTCGGGGACTGGACGGCACAACCATCGAAGAGGTCGCCACCGCGGCGGGTGTGTCCAAGCCGGTGATTTATGAGCACTTCGGCTCCAAGGAAGGTCTCTACACCCAGGTCGTGGAGTCCGAGTTCTGGATCCTCCTTGGCTCCATCAGTGACGCGCTCTCCGCCGAGGCCAAACCCCGCGTCCTGGTTGAGCGGGCTGCCCTGGCACTGCTGGGCTATATCGAGGACCGGACCGACGGCTTCCGCATCCTGATGCGCGATGCTCCCCCGTCGCAGCCCGAAGGCGCATTCTCCACCCTGCTTTCGCAGGTGACCGCCAAGGTCGAACACATCCTGGCCGACGAGTTCGACCGCCGCGGGCTAAGTTCCGCGGACGGCGCCATGTATGCGCAGATGCTGGTGGGCATGGTGGCGATGACCGGGCAGTGGTGGCAGGACAGCCGCACCCCGGACAAGCGCGAAGTCGCCGCCCACCTCGTGAACCTCGCCTGGAACGGCCTCACCGGCCTGCGCAAGGACCCGGAACTCATGAGCGACGGCTAG
- a CDS encoding ABC-F family ATP-binding cassette domain-containing protein: protein MAHLLGGENLTVSYATRTVLDGITLGIEEGDRIGMVGRNGDGKSTLMRLLAMRATPDSGRVTKRGEVNIGYLDQSDVLDGDLTVGAAIVGDQADYEWARNPQIREIMGGLVSDVDWHANVHALSGGQKRRVALAKLLIEDHDVIMLDEPTNHLDVEGVAWLSRHLKTRWRPNQGAFLVVTHDRWFLDEVCTKTWEIHDGIMDPFDGGYAAYVLARAERDRSASVMESKRQQLVKKELAWLRRGAPARTAKPKFRIEAANALIADVPEPRDSTALSKMATARLGKDVLDLENVSLDFRGGEPGQKLFDNITLRLAPGERLGLVGVNGAGKTTLLKLLNGEIEPSSGKFKRGKTVVTAVLTQEVKELDDVSDLRVIEVIEREKRSFNVGGKEFTAGQLVEQLGFTNEKQWTPVKDLSGGERRRLQLLRLLVGEPNVLMLDEPTNDLDTDTLAAVEDVLDGWPGTLVVVSHDRYLLERVTDHQMALLGDGKIRALPRGVDQYLELREAALAGSTITGGGNPVTGSGGAGGAAAAAGGPSEAEKRDARKAKNRIDRQLGKLQQQEDKVHAQMTAGAGDASKFDELAGLNKKLQELAAEREALELEWLEALEVLGE from the coding sequence GTGGCACACCTGCTCGGCGGCGAGAACCTCACGGTTTCGTATGCAACCCGTACCGTCCTTGACGGCATCACTCTCGGAATCGAAGAGGGCGATCGGATCGGCATGGTTGGCCGCAACGGCGACGGCAAGTCGACCCTGATGCGCCTGCTGGCCATGCGCGCCACCCCGGATTCCGGCCGGGTGACCAAACGCGGCGAAGTCAACATCGGCTACCTGGACCAGAGCGACGTGCTCGACGGCGACCTCACGGTCGGCGCGGCGATCGTCGGTGACCAGGCCGACTACGAATGGGCCCGCAACCCGCAGATCCGCGAAATCATGGGCGGCCTAGTGTCCGACGTCGACTGGCACGCCAACGTCCATGCCCTCTCGGGCGGGCAGAAGCGGCGGGTGGCGCTGGCCAAGCTGCTGATCGAGGACCACGACGTCATCATGCTCGACGAGCCGACCAACCACCTCGACGTCGAAGGCGTCGCATGGCTGTCCCGGCACCTGAAGACCCGCTGGCGGCCCAACCAGGGCGCGTTCCTCGTCGTCACCCACGACCGCTGGTTCCTCGACGAGGTTTGCACTAAGACCTGGGAAATCCACGACGGCATCATGGACCCATTCGACGGCGGCTACGCGGCCTACGTGCTGGCCCGCGCCGAACGTGACCGCTCGGCGTCTGTGATGGAAAGCAAGCGCCAGCAGCTGGTCAAGAAAGAACTGGCCTGGCTGCGCCGTGGCGCCCCCGCGCGGACGGCCAAGCCGAAGTTCCGCATTGAAGCCGCGAACGCCTTGATCGCCGACGTTCCGGAGCCGCGCGACTCGACCGCGCTGAGCAAAATGGCCACTGCCCGGCTCGGCAAAGACGTGCTGGACCTGGAAAACGTGTCGCTGGACTTCCGCGGCGGCGAACCGGGCCAGAAGCTCTTCGACAACATCACACTGAGGCTCGCCCCCGGGGAGCGGCTGGGCCTTGTCGGCGTGAACGGCGCCGGGAAAACGACCCTGCTGAAACTGCTTAACGGCGAAATCGAACCCTCATCCGGGAAGTTCAAGCGCGGCAAGACCGTCGTCACCGCGGTCCTGACCCAGGAAGTCAAGGAACTCGACGACGTCTCCGACCTGCGGGTCATCGAAGTGATCGAACGCGAGAAGCGCTCCTTCAACGTCGGCGGCAAGGAATTCACCGCCGGCCAGCTCGTGGAGCAGCTGGGCTTCACCAACGAGAAGCAGTGGACGCCGGTCAAGGACCTCTCCGGCGGTGAGCGCCGGCGGCTGCAGCTCCTGCGCCTGCTCGTGGGGGAGCCCAACGTCCTGATGCTCGACGAACCCACGAACGACCTCGATACCGACACCCTCGCCGCCGTCGAAGACGTGCTGGACGGCTGGCCCGGCACCCTCGTCGTCGTGAGCCACGACCGCTACCTGCTGGAACGTGTCACGGACCACCAGATGGCGCTGCTGGGCGACGGCAAGATCCGGGCCCTGCCCCGCGGCGTGGACCAGTACCTGGAACTGCGCGAAGCGGCGCTGGCCGGCTCCACCATCACCGGCGGCGGCAACCCGGTCACCGGTTCGGGCGGCGCCGGGGGAGCAGCGGCCGCGGCGGGCGGCCCGTCCGAGGCCGAGAAGCGCGACGCCCGCAAAGCCAAAAACCGGATTGACCGCCAGCTGGGCAAGCTGCAGCAGCAGGAAGACAAGGTCCACGCCCAAATGACGGCCGGCGCCGGCGACGCCTCCAAGTTCGACGAGCTCGCCGGGCTCAACAAGAAGCTCCAAGAACTCGCCGCCGAGCGCGAAGCCCTCGAACTCGAATGGCTCGAAGCCCTCGAAGTCCTCGGCGAGTAA
- a CDS encoding 4-(cytidine 5'-diphospho)-2-C-methyl-D-erythritol kinase, translated as MNAVRGRFPARTVRAKAPGKVNVSLNVGPLRADGYHSVASVYLAVSLYEEVAATSTDTGEITVSISPASPLGLDGVDIPLDERNLAYKAAAIMTDVSEHSTGVHLEITKRVPVAGGMGGGSADAAATLLACDALWNSGLSRDELAQLAAELGADVPFSLLGGTAVGLGVGDELSPALVKAQTDWVLVTADFGLSTPEVFRTLDRLRAAAGTDVEEPTAVDPRVLAALLSGDADALSRVLVNDLQRASIELAPGLRDVLGRGEACGAIAGIVSGSGPTVALLTHSPAAAEGLAGDLRHHGLDAMAVHGPVHGARIISDTLL; from the coding sequence ATGAACGCAGTGAGAGGGCGCTTTCCCGCAAGGACTGTCCGGGCCAAGGCGCCCGGCAAAGTAAACGTCTCACTGAACGTGGGGCCGCTGCGCGCGGACGGGTACCACTCGGTGGCCAGCGTCTATCTGGCCGTGTCGCTGTACGAAGAGGTGGCGGCCACCAGCACGGACACCGGGGAGATCACGGTCAGCATCAGCCCGGCCAGCCCGCTGGGCCTTGACGGCGTCGACATCCCGCTCGACGAGCGCAACCTCGCCTACAAGGCGGCAGCGATCATGACCGATGTCTCGGAGCATTCCACCGGAGTGCACCTGGAGATCACCAAGAGGGTCCCCGTGGCCGGCGGCATGGGCGGCGGTTCGGCCGACGCCGCTGCCACCCTGCTGGCCTGCGACGCCCTCTGGAACAGCGGTCTTTCACGTGACGAGCTCGCCCAGCTCGCCGCGGAGCTCGGTGCGGACGTGCCGTTCTCGCTGCTCGGCGGCACCGCCGTCGGGCTGGGGGTGGGCGACGAGCTCTCCCCGGCGTTGGTCAAAGCGCAGACCGACTGGGTCCTGGTGACCGCCGACTTCGGCCTGTCCACCCCGGAGGTCTTCCGCACCCTGGACCGGCTGCGCGCAGCAGCCGGGACCGACGTTGAGGAGCCCACCGCGGTGGATCCGCGGGTCCTCGCGGCGCTCCTGAGCGGCGATGCCGACGCACTCAGCAGGGTCCTCGTCAACGACCTGCAGCGGGCCTCGATCGAGCTGGCGCCCGGGCTGCGCGACGTCCTGGGACGCGGCGAGGCGTGCGGCGCAATCGCCGGGATCGTCTCCGGCTCCGGACCCACCGTGGCGCTGCTGACCCACAGCCCGGCCGCGGCGGAGGGGCTCGCCGGAGACCTGCGGCACCACGGCCTCGACGCCATGGCGGTCCACGGGCCGGTGCACGGTGCGCGCATCATCTCCGATACGCTCCTCTAA
- the rsmA gene encoding 16S rRNA (adenine(1518)-N(6)/adenine(1519)-N(6))-dimethyltransferase RsmA has protein sequence MTEPTPSAAVEPSGLQPESDLRRSAPAPLLGATDIRRLAEEIGVRPTKTLGQNFVIDGNTIRRIVAVADIAADETVLEVGPGLGSLTLGLLDAAKTVVAVEIDPVLAAKLPATVERWRPDAAPDFHLVLADAMKVTELPVQPTALVANLPYNVAVPVVLHLLQHFPTLRHGLVMVQDEVADRLAAPPGSKTYGVPSVKAAWYSGMRKAGVIGMNVFWPAPKIHSGLVAFTRREPPATTASREEVFAVIDAAFAQRRKTLRAALAGWAGSAAEAERCLRAAGVDPTARGEVLDIAAFARIAEAHARPAS, from the coding sequence GTGACTGAACCGACCCCCTCCGCCGCCGTCGAGCCGTCCGGGCTGCAGCCCGAAAGCGACCTGCGCAGAAGCGCGCCGGCGCCGCTCCTGGGCGCCACCGACATCCGCAGGCTGGCGGAGGAAATCGGAGTCCGCCCCACCAAGACCCTGGGCCAGAACTTCGTCATCGACGGCAACACCATCCGCCGGATCGTCGCCGTGGCGGACATCGCCGCCGACGAAACCGTCCTGGAGGTCGGGCCCGGGCTCGGCTCGCTGACGCTCGGCCTGCTGGACGCCGCCAAGACGGTCGTCGCCGTCGAAATCGACCCGGTCCTCGCCGCCAAGCTTCCGGCGACCGTCGAACGCTGGCGCCCCGATGCCGCGCCGGACTTCCACCTCGTCCTCGCCGACGCCATGAAGGTGACCGAACTGCCGGTGCAGCCGACTGCCCTGGTGGCGAACCTTCCCTATAACGTGGCCGTTCCGGTGGTGCTGCACCTGCTGCAGCACTTCCCGACCCTGCGGCACGGGCTGGTGATGGTCCAGGACGAGGTTGCCGACCGGCTCGCGGCGCCTCCGGGGTCGAAGACCTACGGTGTCCCTTCGGTCAAGGCGGCCTGGTACAGCGGCATGCGCAAGGCCGGCGTCATCGGGATGAACGTCTTCTGGCCCGCGCCCAAGATCCATTCCGGGCTCGTCGCCTTCACCCGGCGGGAGCCGCCGGCCACCACGGCCAGCCGGGAAGAGGTGTTCGCCGTCATCGACGCCGCGTTCGCCCAACGGCGCAAGACCCTCCGGGCCGCGCTGGCAGGGTGGGCCGGCAGTGCAGCCGAGGCCGAACGCTGCCTCCGGGCCGCCGGCGTCGACCCGACCGCCCGCGGCGAAGTTCTCGACATTGCCGCCTTTGCCCGGATCGCCGAGGCGCACGCCCGCCCGGCCTCCTGA
- a CDS encoding resuscitation-promoting factor has translation MVQKIWTIVVKFFTSDGKFSFVKVGAQIVVLGALVLGLVAFVGNNKTVTLNVDGKVSSVQTFGGTVGQVVRAAKVELQSADKVSPAADAHVQDGSVININLAKAVKVSVDGAERTINTTAPTVASLVTELGVASASEVSAPKDAQLAVAGSFVSISTPKAVTLVADGKATKTSTTAATVGNLLADAGITLAASDRLSQPANAPVVNDMVVKVSRVDTTKTAETTEAVPFETLTEDDAALPKGEKKVVQAGVAGSISKSFKLVLVDGREASRTLVSQNITLQPVTEKVSIGTKEKPKPEAAAAPAAAPAAAKANTGAAAPAMMNEAMWDKIAQCESGGNWSINSGNGYYGGLQFDIRTWIGSGGGAYAPNAAGASKAQQIDIANRVYAQRGLQPWGCGWAASR, from the coding sequence ATGGTCCAAAAGATATGGACAATCGTGGTCAAGTTCTTCACATCGGACGGCAAGTTCAGCTTCGTCAAGGTCGGCGCGCAGATCGTGGTGCTTGGAGCACTCGTGCTCGGGCTTGTGGCCTTCGTTGGCAACAACAAGACGGTCACGCTCAACGTTGACGGGAAAGTGAGCTCCGTCCAGACTTTCGGTGGGACCGTCGGCCAGGTGGTCCGGGCCGCCAAAGTTGAACTTCAGTCCGCTGACAAGGTTTCGCCCGCAGCAGACGCCCACGTCCAGGACGGCTCCGTCATCAACATCAACCTCGCCAAGGCCGTAAAGGTCAGCGTGGACGGTGCAGAACGGACCATCAACACCACGGCCCCCACCGTCGCCAGCCTGGTGACCGAACTCGGCGTCGCCAGCGCCTCCGAAGTTTCGGCCCCCAAGGACGCGCAGCTCGCCGTCGCCGGATCTTTTGTCAGCATTTCCACCCCGAAGGCCGTGACCCTCGTCGCCGACGGCAAGGCCACCAAGACCAGCACGACGGCGGCCACCGTCGGGAACCTGCTCGCCGACGCCGGCATCACGCTCGCCGCGAGCGACCGCCTCTCCCAGCCGGCCAACGCGCCGGTCGTCAATGACATGGTGGTCAAGGTGTCGCGCGTGGACACCACCAAGACCGCGGAAACCACCGAGGCCGTTCCGTTCGAAACCCTGACCGAAGACGACGCGGCCCTGCCCAAGGGTGAGAAGAAGGTCGTCCAGGCCGGGGTCGCCGGCAGCATCAGCAAGAGCTTCAAGCTGGTCCTCGTGGACGGCCGTGAAGCCTCCCGCACCCTCGTGTCGCAGAACATCACCCTGCAGCCCGTGACCGAGAAGGTCTCCATCGGCACCAAGGAAAAGCCCAAGCCAGAGGCGGCGGCCGCTCCGGCGGCCGCTCCGGCAGCAGCCAAGGCCAACACCGGCGCCGCAGCCCCGGCCATGATGAACGAGGCCATGTGGGACAAGATCGCCCAGTGCGAGTCCGGCGGCAACTGGTCGATCAACTCCGGCAACGGCTACTACGGCGGACTGCAGTTCGACATCCGCACCTGGATCGGCTCCGGCGGCGGGGCCTACGCGCCCAACGCTGCCGGCGCTTCCAAGGCCCAGCAGATCGACATCGCCAACCGGGTCTACGCACAGCGCGGCCTGCAGCCGTGGGGCTGCGGCTGGGCCGCTTCCCGCTAA
- a CDS encoding TatD family hydrolase: MCDPRTPAPFRAAGGDEAGGGAAGGRKAYPPAPEPLPVPVMDNHTHLDFPDTGFADGRTVSVKDALDAAAAVGVQGAVQVGCDLESSRFTVQAVEADARLLGAVALHPNDAPAYAARGELEGALAEIEALAAHPRIRAIGETGLDFFRTEGEGLVQQRYSFRRHIDIAKRLGLTLQIHDRDAHDDVVQVLREEGAPERVVFHCFSGGEELARTCNAEGWYMSFAGTVTFKNAANLRAALALAEPGRLLVETDAPFLTPHPHRGRPNASYMVPYTVRAMAELTGRDLAELCARLAENTVQAYGSWD, from the coding sequence ATGTGCGATCCGCGAACTCCTGCCCCTTTCCGCGCGGCCGGCGGCGACGAGGCCGGCGGCGGCGCGGCCGGCGGCCGGAAGGCCTACCCGCCGGCGCCGGAGCCGCTGCCCGTCCCGGTGATGGACAACCACACCCATCTGGATTTTCCCGACACCGGCTTTGCGGACGGGCGGACCGTCAGTGTCAAGGACGCCCTCGACGCCGCCGCGGCCGTCGGGGTTCAGGGCGCCGTGCAGGTGGGCTGCGACCTCGAGTCGTCCCGCTTCACCGTGCAGGCGGTGGAGGCGGACGCCCGCCTGCTGGGCGCCGTCGCGCTGCATCCCAACGACGCCCCGGCGTACGCGGCCCGCGGCGAGCTGGAGGGGGCGCTGGCGGAGATCGAGGCGCTCGCGGCGCACCCACGGATCCGGGCCATCGGCGAGACCGGGCTGGATTTTTTCCGGACCGAGGGGGAGGGGCTGGTCCAGCAGCGCTACTCCTTCCGCCGCCACATTGACATCGCCAAGCGGCTGGGCCTGACGCTGCAGATCCACGACCGCGATGCGCACGACGACGTCGTCCAGGTACTGCGCGAGGAGGGCGCCCCGGAGCGGGTCGTCTTCCACTGCTTCTCCGGCGGCGAGGAGCTGGCGCGGACCTGCAACGCCGAGGGCTGGTACATGTCCTTCGCCGGGACCGTGACCTTCAAAAACGCCGCGAATCTCCGCGCGGCGCTCGCCCTGGCCGAACCCGGACGGCTGCTGGTCGAGACCGACGCCCCCTTCCTTACGCCGCACCCCCACCGGGGCCGGCCGAACGCCAGTTACATGGTCCCGTACACGGTGCGGGCGATGGCCGAATTGACAGGCCGGGACCTTGCTGAACTGTGCGCCAGACTGGCCGAAAACACCGTGCAGGCGTACGGAAGTTGGGACTGA